A window of the Angustibacter sp. Root456 genome harbors these coding sequences:
- a CDS encoding potassium channel family protein, with amino-acid sequence MSYAQKAKPDVDRRAPWEAAADWPLTLAAVAFLLAYALPILDPELSSPMLRLCRLTTWLAWALFVVDYLARLALSGARWEFVRSHLLDLAVIALPLLRPLRLLRLVTLLSVLNRYAGASLRGRVAVYVAGSTSLVLLVASLAVLDAERGHEGSSIETFPDALWWAMTTVTTVGYGDRFPVTGTGRLIAAGLMLAGIALLGVVTASLASWLLEQVREVEEESEAATRRDVAALTAEVRALRQALEHVTDHER; translated from the coding sequence ATGAGCTACGCGCAGAAAGCGAAGCCGGATGTCGACCGACGCGCACCATGGGAAGCGGCTGCGGACTGGCCGCTGACCCTTGCTGCTGTGGCCTTTCTCCTTGCCTACGCCTTGCCGATCCTGGACCCTGAGTTGTCCTCGCCCATGCTACGGCTGTGCCGACTGACGACCTGGCTCGCGTGGGCCTTGTTCGTCGTGGACTACCTGGCGCGGCTAGCGCTGAGCGGAGCGCGCTGGGAATTCGTTCGATCGCATCTTCTCGACCTGGCCGTCATTGCACTGCCGCTGCTTCGGCCCCTGCGCCTACTGCGACTCGTGACTTTGCTGAGCGTCCTCAACCGGTACGCCGGAGCATCGCTGCGCGGTCGGGTCGCGGTGTACGTCGCTGGGTCTACCTCCCTCGTGCTACTCGTGGCATCGCTGGCGGTGCTCGACGCTGAGCGAGGACACGAGGGCAGCAGTATCGAGACGTTCCCTGATGCCCTGTGGTGGGCCATGACGACGGTCACCACCGTTGGCTACGGCGACCGCTTCCCTGTCACCGGGACGGGCAGGCTGATTGCCGCTGGTCTGATGTTGGCGGGTATCGCCCTGCTCGGCGTGGTGACCGCCTCGCTGGCGTCCTGGCTGCTCGAACAGGTGCGCGAGGTGGAGGAGGAGAGCGAGGCTGCCACTCGTCGCGACGTCGCAGCTCTGACCGCCGAAGTGCGGGCACTGCGCCAAGCACTGGAGCACGTAACGGACCACGAGCGGTAG
- a CDS encoding DNA polymerase, with product MSAQPTVRPDADVSAALEAWAAAGVRRGQPMGLAVESRTGAVVVGGPHAVAFSAAQYPGAIAAVDAALRPRWVWWCAATTAGPLADAGRRLGVCWDLAAVHRLLAGGSTDDAGTVWAALHGLDAASRPRTGQLDLLAPAASAPPARRPAPADDPCAAAIDGTGHLRAEWVDGGWARDLDRLTVWATLALRAQLAQHRLLHDRSHEPGVGGDPLRTAFSESAAALLCVELERDGLPIDGPELDRLVAEAVGPRPRSPAEAAAARRQRDRAVLQHLPGGEASGTDLRNPTQVREALRGVGIEVPDTRSWRLEPWREHHPLVAALLAWRKSDRIATTYGYDWIDRHIGADGRLRGDWQASDGAAGRMTAGAGLHNLPAELRSAVAAPPGQVLVRADLGQVEPRVLAAVSADRALAAATAADDLYAPVAARLGVERAVAKVAVLAAMYGQTSGTAGEALKGLDLAYPVAMRYLRRASDAGRGGQAVLTHGGRRVPMWTPAPAADERQAAALAGARGRFARNAVVQGSAAELFKAWAVTVRSAAQSLGATVVLCLHDELLVLAPDHEGEAVAHLLHRTLDDVAAAWAPSSGVRFVADVRVVQRWSQAKG from the coding sequence GTGAGCGCCCAGCCGACGGTGCGGCCCGACGCCGACGTCTCCGCCGCCCTGGAGGCGTGGGCTGCAGCGGGCGTGCGCCGTGGTCAGCCGATGGGCCTGGCCGTGGAGTCGCGCACCGGAGCCGTCGTGGTGGGTGGCCCGCACGCGGTCGCCTTCAGCGCCGCACAGTACCCCGGCGCGATCGCAGCGGTCGACGCGGCGCTGCGTCCCCGGTGGGTGTGGTGGTGCGCCGCCACGACGGCGGGCCCGCTCGCCGACGCGGGCCGCCGACTGGGGGTCTGCTGGGACCTCGCCGCGGTGCACCGGCTGCTGGCCGGAGGCAGCACCGACGACGCCGGCACGGTGTGGGCCGCGCTGCACGGGCTCGACGCGGCGAGCCGTCCGCGCACCGGTCAGCTCGACCTGCTCGCTCCCGCGGCCAGCGCCCCACCGGCGCGTCGCCCCGCGCCTGCGGACGACCCGTGCGCAGCGGCGATCGACGGCACCGGCCACCTGCGAGCCGAGTGGGTCGACGGCGGGTGGGCGCGCGATCTCGACCGCCTCACGGTCTGGGCGACGCTCGCCCTGCGGGCCCAGCTCGCGCAGCACCGGCTCCTGCACGACCGATCGCACGAGCCCGGCGTCGGCGGCGATCCCCTGCGCACCGCGTTCTCGGAGTCGGCGGCCGCGCTGCTGTGCGTCGAGCTCGAGCGCGACGGCTTGCCGATCGACGGGCCCGAGCTCGACCGGCTCGTGGCCGAGGCGGTGGGGCCACGACCCCGCAGCCCGGCCGAGGCCGCCGCAGCCCGGCGGCAGCGCGACCGGGCGGTGCTGCAGCACCTCCCGGGCGGCGAGGCGTCAGGCACCGACCTGCGCAACCCCACCCAGGTGCGCGAGGCCCTGCGCGGGGTGGGCATCGAGGTCCCCGACACGCGGTCGTGGCGGCTGGAGCCCTGGCGCGAGCACCACCCCCTGGTTGCCGCGCTGCTGGCCTGGCGCAAGAGCGACCGGATAGCGACCACCTACGGCTACGACTGGATCGACCGGCACATCGGTGCCGACGGCCGCCTGCGCGGCGACTGGCAGGCCAGTGACGGGGCCGCCGGCCGGATGACCGCCGGTGCCGGTCTGCACAACCTGCCGGCTGAGCTGCGGTCAGCGGTCGCGGCACCGCCGGGGCAGGTGCTGGTGCGAGCCGACCTCGGCCAGGTCGAGCCGCGCGTGCTCGCCGCGGTGTCCGCAGACCGCGCCCTGGCCGCGGCCACCGCGGCCGACGACCTCTACGCCCCCGTCGCGGCGCGCCTCGGGGTCGAGCGAGCGGTCGCGAAGGTCGCAGTGCTGGCCGCGATGTACGGCCAGACGTCGGGCACGGCCGGAGAAGCGTTGAAGGGCCTCGACCTCGCCTACCCGGTGGCGATGCGGTACCTGCGCCGCGCGAGCGACGCGGGTCGCGGCGGTCAGGCGGTGCTCACCCACGGCGGCCGCCGCGTGCCCATGTGGACCCCCGCGCCCGCGGCTGACGAGCGGCAGGCGGCCGCCCTCGCCGGCGCGCGCGGCCGCTTCGCGCGCAACGCAGTGGTCCAGGGCTCGGCCGCCGAGCTGTTCAAGGCGTGGGCGGTCACCGTGCGCTCGGCCGCCCAGTCCCTCGGCGCCACTGTCGTCCTGTGCCTGCACGACGAGCTGCTGGTGCTGGCCCCGGACCACGAGGGTGAGGCCGTGGCCCACCTCCTGCACCGCACCCTGGACGACGTCGCCGCCGCCTGGGCGCCGTCGAGCGGTGTGCGGTTCGTGGCCGACGTCCGGGTGGTGCAGCGGTGGTCGCAGGCCAAGGGGTGA
- a CDS encoding patatin-like phospholipase family protein yields MSSPTTAERGVEVAFVLGGGGVLGASEVGMLQALHAHGVRADLVVGTSVGAINGALHAAAPDDTEQIARVWRSMSGSAVFGGSPGERLRHLARLPTALHGNQALRSLLEARLDGLGFADLQVPFECCAASIERAAEHWFTDGPLVEAILASCAVPGLFPPVRVADEHYLDGGLVNSIPIARAIERGARTVYVLQVGRVERPLTAPTRPWDVATVAFEIARRHRFARDLAEVPDHVAVHVLPAGDPETPLASLRYRSTAQVPRRIEQARVATTAYLEQVAG; encoded by the coding sequence ATGAGCTCACCGACCACCGCCGAGCGCGGCGTCGAGGTCGCCTTCGTCCTCGGCGGTGGAGGGGTCCTCGGAGCCAGCGAGGTCGGCATGCTGCAGGCGCTGCACGCGCACGGGGTGCGAGCGGACCTCGTCGTCGGCACCAGCGTCGGCGCCATCAACGGCGCGCTGCACGCTGCGGCGCCCGACGACACGGAGCAGATCGCACGCGTGTGGCGCTCGATGTCGGGCTCGGCGGTCTTCGGTGGCTCACCGGGCGAGCGCCTGCGGCACCTGGCTCGGCTGCCCACCGCCCTGCACGGCAACCAGGCCCTGCGCTCGCTGCTCGAGGCCCGGCTCGACGGTCTGGGGTTCGCCGACCTTCAGGTGCCGTTCGAGTGCTGCGCGGCCTCCATCGAACGCGCCGCCGAGCACTGGTTCACCGACGGGCCGCTCGTCGAGGCGATCCTGGCCTCGTGCGCCGTCCCGGGGCTGTTCCCGCCCGTGCGCGTCGCGGACGAGCACTACCTCGACGGCGGTCTGGTCAACTCGATACCGATCGCGCGGGCGATCGAGCGCGGGGCACGCACGGTCTACGTCCTGCAGGTGGGCCGCGTCGAGCGCCCGCTCACCGCACCGACGCGCCCCTGGGACGTCGCCACCGTCGCCTTCGAGATCGCGCGCCGTCATCGCTTCGCTCGCGACCTCGCCGAGGTGCCCGACCACGTCGCAGTGCACGTGCTGCCGGCCGGTGACCCCGAGACCCCCTTGGCCAGCCTGCGCTACCGCAGCACCGCCCAGGTGCCCCGGCGCATCGAGCAGGCGCGGGTGGCCACGACCGCCTACCTCGAGCAGGTGGCCGGCTGA
- a CDS encoding 1-acyl-sn-glycerol-3-phosphate acyltransferase, producing MLPPTIVRRGVLAPVMILAALAAVSALPLWLVLLAAASPILPGATWRPLRVGWLVLVHLVLEASILVALLALWVASGFGWAIRRPRFERAHYDIVQLYLSVMYRESRRVLGVEVQVEGPAPSSYHDRPLLVFSRHAGPGDSFLLVHALLTWYDREPRIVLKDTLQWDPAIDVLLGRLPNRFIRPHPDDGAAVERQIAQLATNLDHDDAFVIFPEGGNFTRRRQARAIARLRAKGLLDAAERAEKLRHVLPLRPGGVLAALRAAPDADVVWVAHTGTDHLMSVADVWHALPLDQTIRMRWWQVAADEVPATEQERLEWLQHWWVRIDDWIDEHRDAPAAS from the coding sequence ATGCTCCCCCCGACAATCGTGCGTCGGGGCGTGCTCGCACCGGTCATGATCCTGGCCGCCCTGGCCGCGGTGAGTGCCCTGCCGCTGTGGCTCGTGCTGCTCGCGGCCGCCTCACCGATCCTGCCGGGAGCCACGTGGCGTCCCCTGCGCGTCGGCTGGCTGGTGCTGGTCCACCTCGTGCTCGAAGCGAGCATCCTGGTCGCGCTGCTGGCCCTGTGGGTGGCCAGCGGCTTCGGGTGGGCCATCCGCCGTCCCCGCTTCGAGCGGGCGCACTACGACATCGTGCAGCTCTACCTGTCGGTGATGTATCGCGAGTCTCGGCGCGTGCTCGGGGTCGAGGTGCAGGTCGAGGGGCCCGCACCATCCAGCTACCACGACCGGCCGCTGCTCGTGTTCAGCCGGCACGCGGGCCCTGGCGACTCCTTCCTGCTCGTGCACGCGCTGCTCACCTGGTACGACCGCGAGCCGCGCATCGTGCTGAAGGACACCCTGCAGTGGGACCCCGCCATCGACGTGCTCCTCGGTCGCCTGCCGAACCGGTTCATCCGTCCGCACCCCGACGACGGCGCGGCCGTCGAGCGCCAGATCGCCCAGCTCGCCACCAACCTCGACCACGACGACGCGTTCGTGATCTTCCCCGAGGGGGGCAACTTCACCCGGCGCCGGCAGGCGCGGGCCATCGCACGGCTGCGGGCCAAGGGCCTGCTGGACGCCGCGGAGCGCGCGGAGAAGCTGCGGCACGTGCTGCCGCTGCGACCCGGTGGCGTCCTCGCCGCGCTGCGGGCCGCCCCGGACGCCGACGTGGTCTGGGTCGCGCACACCGGCACCGACCACCTGATGTCCGTCGCCGACGTGTGGCACGCTCTGCCGCTCGACCAGACGATCCGGATGCGGTGGTGGCAGGTCGCGGCCGACGAGGTGCCCGCCACCGAGCAGGAGCGCCTGGAGTGGCTGCAGCACTGGTGGGTGCGCATCGACGACTGGATCGACGAGCACCGCGACGCACCGGCTGCGTCATGA
- the arfB gene encoding alternative ribosome rescue aminoacyl-tRNA hydrolase ArfB gives MTGLQVTRTLQVPDAELTWRFSRASGPGGQGVNTTDSRVELAFDVTGSSVLSEQQRERVLQRLARRVVDGRLVVVASEHRSQLRNRDAAARRMAQLLREALAPDPARRRPTRPTLGSQRRRLQTKTQRGETKRLRRPPSE, from the coding sequence ATGACCGGCTTGCAGGTCACGCGCACCCTCCAGGTACCCGACGCCGAGCTGACCTGGCGCTTCAGCCGGGCGTCCGGCCCAGGCGGCCAAGGCGTCAACACGACGGACTCGCGGGTCGAGCTGGCGTTCGACGTCACGGGGTCGTCCGTGCTGTCAGAGCAGCAGCGCGAGCGCGTGCTGCAGCGCCTGGCCCGTCGCGTCGTCGACGGACGCCTCGTCGTGGTCGCCTCCGAGCACCGTTCGCAGCTGCGCAACCGCGACGCCGCCGCGCGGCGCATGGCCCAGCTGCTGCGTGAGGCGCTCGCGCCCGACCCGGCCCGACGCCGGCCCACCCGCCCGACGCTGGGCTCGCAGCGCCGCCGGCTCCAGACCAAGACCCAGCGGGGTGAGACCAAGCGGTTGCGGCGGCCGCCGAGCGAATGA
- a CDS encoding DUF1206 domain-containing protein: MSGDSIAASAGQAARKVSQSPWLERAARVGFVVSGVLHLLIAYIAVQVAWTRPSAKADQSGALSLLAHHGWGEVVLWVGVVGFAALGVWQVTEALLPRVGDVKEQLGPRAKALAKGVVYLVLAVSTLSFARGSGSSSSKQSRDFTASLMSHSGGRVLVVCVGLAVIGVGGYHVYKGVTKKFRQDLVGNPGAVVEHLALAGYVAKGIALGIVGVLFCIAGARQQPSKATGLDGALRTLREQPLGGVLLTLVALGLAAYGLYSFARARRARF; this comes from the coding sequence GTGAGCGGTGACAGCATCGCGGCCAGCGCCGGCCAGGCCGCTCGGAAGGTCTCGCAGTCGCCGTGGCTCGAGCGGGCCGCACGGGTCGGCTTCGTCGTCTCCGGCGTACTGCACCTGCTCATCGCGTACATCGCGGTGCAGGTGGCCTGGACCCGGCCCAGCGCGAAGGCCGACCAGTCCGGCGCGCTCAGCCTGCTGGCCCACCACGGCTGGGGCGAGGTCGTGCTGTGGGTCGGGGTCGTCGGGTTCGCCGCGCTCGGCGTGTGGCAGGTGACCGAGGCCCTGCTCCCCCGCGTCGGGGACGTCAAGGAGCAGCTCGGTCCACGCGCCAAGGCGCTCGCCAAGGGCGTGGTCTACCTCGTGCTGGCGGTGAGCACCCTGTCGTTCGCGCGCGGCTCGGGGTCATCGAGCAGCAAGCAGAGCCGGGACTTCACGGCGTCGCTGATGTCGCACAGCGGCGGCCGCGTGCTCGTGGTGTGCGTCGGACTCGCCGTGATCGGCGTCGGCGGCTACCACGTCTACAAGGGCGTGACGAAGAAGTTCCGCCAGGACCTCGTGGGCAACCCGGGCGCGGTGGTCGAGCACCTGGCGCTCGCCGGGTACGTCGCCAAGGGCATCGCCCTCGGGATCGTCGGTGTGCTGTTCTGCATCGCGGGCGCGCGCCAGCAGCCCAGCAAGGCCACCGGCCTGGACGGTGCGCTGCGCACCCTGCGCGAGCAACCGCTCGGTGGCGTCCTGCTGACGCTGGTGGCGCTGGGGCTGGCCGCGTACGGGCTGTACTCCTTCGCCCGGGCTCGCCGCGCCCGCTTCTAG
- a CDS encoding ATP-dependent DNA helicase RecQ — protein MTSSSTQTDPPTPGSSDAPADVRAAASAVLATLVGRPDAQFREGQLEAIEALVVDHRRVLVVQRTGWGKSAVYFVATALRRATGAGPTLIVSPLLALMRDQVAAAARAGVRAVTINSGNADEWGAVSAALAADEVDVLLVSPERLNNPRFRAEQLPDLAARCGLLVVDEAHCISDWGHDFRPDYRRIRDLLTDLPADTPVLATTATANARVVTDVAEQLGAGGHDVLTLRGPLARESLRLGVLRLPTAEHRLAWLVAHLGELEGSGIIYTLTVSAAEDLAVLLRDAGFAVRAYTGRTDPADRVEAEDLLRRNEVKALVATSALGMGFDKPDLGFVVHVGAPSSPIAYYQQVGRAGRATERADVLLLPGVEDRDIWAYFASASMPRQPDAEAVLTALSQAGRPMSTVALEAVVDVRRTRLELLLKVLDVDGAVQRVSGGWIATGTPWVYDADRYARVDDARRREQQLMLDYEATPACRMAFLQAALDDDSARPCGRCDRCAPPWYAESVPDAARERAGERLARAGVELEPRAQWPSGMARLGVEESGKISADERPATGRALARLTDLGWGQRLRELLAAPDAPVPDAVLRACAGVLRDWDWAQRPVAVAWVPSRRRPELVRSLATGLAELGRLTDLGPLDLVDGGPTGEAGGNSAFRLAGVWGRLAVGDRLGAGLAATRGPVLLVDDVVDSRWTLTVAAQQLRRHGADEVLPFALAVAG, from the coding sequence GTGACCTCATCCAGCACTCAGACCGACCCGCCGACTCCCGGCTCCTCGGACGCTCCGGCCGACGTCCGCGCGGCGGCGTCCGCCGTGCTGGCGACGCTCGTCGGCCGGCCGGACGCGCAGTTCCGCGAGGGTCAGCTCGAGGCCATCGAGGCGCTGGTCGTCGACCACCGGCGCGTGCTGGTCGTGCAGCGCACCGGGTGGGGCAAGTCGGCGGTGTACTTCGTCGCGACGGCGTTGCGCCGAGCGACAGGTGCCGGCCCGACGCTGATCGTCTCGCCGCTGCTCGCCCTCATGCGCGACCAGGTGGCGGCGGCCGCACGGGCCGGCGTGCGGGCGGTCACCATCAACTCCGGGAACGCGGACGAGTGGGGCGCCGTGAGCGCAGCGCTGGCGGCCGACGAGGTCGACGTGCTCCTCGTGAGCCCCGAGCGGCTCAACAACCCCCGCTTCCGGGCCGAGCAGCTACCCGACCTCGCGGCCCGTTGCGGGCTCCTCGTCGTCGACGAAGCGCACTGCATCAGCGACTGGGGGCACGACTTCCGGCCGGACTACCGGCGCATCCGCGACCTGCTCACCGATCTGCCCGCGGACACCCCCGTTCTCGCCACCACCGCGACGGCGAACGCGCGGGTCGTCACCGACGTCGCCGAGCAGCTGGGGGCCGGCGGCCACGACGTGCTGACCCTGCGGGGGCCGCTGGCACGCGAGAGCCTGCGGCTGGGCGTCCTTCGCCTGCCGACCGCCGAGCACCGGCTGGCCTGGCTGGTGGCGCACCTCGGCGAGCTCGAGGGCAGCGGCATCATCTACACGCTCACCGTGTCGGCCGCCGAGGACCTCGCCGTCCTGCTCCGCGACGCCGGCTTCGCGGTCCGCGCGTACACCGGCCGCACCGATCCTGCCGATCGCGTGGAGGCCGAGGACCTGCTGCGCCGCAACGAGGTCAAGGCCCTGGTCGCCACCAGCGCCCTCGGGATGGGCTTCGACAAGCCCGACCTCGGCTTCGTCGTCCACGTGGGGGCGCCGTCGTCGCCCATCGCGTACTACCAGCAGGTCGGCCGCGCCGGGCGCGCGACCGAGCGCGCCGACGTGCTGCTGCTTCCCGGCGTGGAGGACCGCGACATCTGGGCCTACTTCGCCAGCGCCTCGATGCCGCGCCAACCGGATGCCGAGGCGGTGCTCACCGCGTTGTCGCAGGCCGGCCGGCCGATGTCCACCGTCGCCCTCGAGGCCGTCGTCGACGTCCGCCGCACCCGGCTCGAGCTGCTGCTCAAGGTGCTCGACGTCGACGGCGCCGTGCAGCGGGTCAGTGGCGGCTGGATAGCCACCGGCACGCCGTGGGTGTACGACGCCGACCGCTACGCGCGGGTGGACGACGCGCGGCGACGTGAGCAGCAGCTGATGCTCGACTACGAGGCGACCCCCGCGTGCCGCATGGCCTTCCTGCAGGCGGCTCTCGACGACGACTCAGCCCGCCCGTGCGGCCGGTGCGACCGGTGCGCGCCGCCCTGGTACGCCGAGTCGGTGCCCGACGCGGCGCGAGAGCGGGCGGGCGAACGGCTCGCCCGGGCCGGTGTCGAGCTCGAGCCGCGCGCGCAGTGGCCGAGCGGCATGGCCCGCCTGGGGGTCGAGGAGTCCGGCAAGATCTCCGCCGACGAGCGGCCAGCGACCGGCCGGGCCCTGGCCCGCCTCACCGACCTGGGCTGGGGCCAACGCCTGCGCGAGCTGCTCGCCGCGCCGGACGCCCCGGTACCCGACGCGGTGCTGCGGGCCTGCGCCGGCGTCCTGCGCGACTGGGACTGGGCGCAGCGTCCGGTGGCCGTGGCCTGGGTGCCCTCGCGCCGCCGCCCCGAGCTGGTGCGTTCGCTCGCCACCGGCCTCGCCGAGCTCGGTCGCCTCACCGACCTCGGGCCGCTCGACCTGGTCGATGGCGGACCCACCGGCGAGGCGGGGGGCAACAGCGCCTTCCGGCTCGCTGGCGTGTGGGGCCGCCTGGCGGTCGGAGACCGGCTGGGCGCCGGTCTGGCCGCCACGCGCGGCCCGGTGCTGCTCGTCGACGACGTCGTGGACTCGCGGTGGACCCTCACCGTGGCCGCGCAGCAGCTGCGCCGGCACGGCGCCGACGAGGTCCTCCCCTTCGCGCTCGCCGTCGCCGGCTGA
- a CDS encoding nitrate/nitrite transporter produces the protein MTDPTRTRAPRGAWLVWGVGVLAYGTAVLQRTSLGVAGIAAAKRFDASASVLATFAVLQLLVYAGLQIPVGVLLDRYGARRLIVLGGLVMVAGQTVLALADTMGLAVLARVLVGTGDAMTFVCVLRLVTAWFPARQVPQLTQMTGITGQLGQIVSAVPLVALLHGPGWTTTYLIASAAGLVVTGLSLLVLRDAPPGQDVQRHSPSLREVGQQVGAAFSHPGTRLGLWTHFTTQFSGTVFALLWGYPFLVSGQGRSPRVASALLTVFVITGMLAGPVFGTLVARHPLRRSWLVLGTVGFTVTAWTTVLLWPGRAPLWLLVVLIVAVSVGGPGSMIGFDFARTFNPVGRLGSATGIVNIGGFVASLLTMFAVGVVLDAVAPSGGGTGRAATYDLGSFKLAWSVQYVVWVVGVTGILVSRHKVRQRLAQTGVVVPPIREAIARERRARRARR, from the coding sequence GTGACCGACCCCACCCGCACGCGTGCACCGCGCGGGGCGTGGCTCGTGTGGGGCGTGGGTGTCCTCGCCTACGGCACGGCGGTGCTGCAGCGCACCTCCCTGGGGGTGGCGGGCATCGCCGCCGCCAAGCGCTTCGACGCCTCAGCGAGCGTGCTGGCGACGTTCGCCGTGCTCCAGCTGCTCGTCTACGCGGGGCTGCAGATCCCGGTCGGCGTGCTCCTCGACCGGTACGGCGCCCGGCGGCTCATCGTCCTCGGCGGGCTGGTCATGGTCGCCGGCCAGACGGTGCTGGCCCTCGCCGACACCATGGGCCTCGCGGTGCTGGCGCGGGTGCTCGTCGGCACCGGCGACGCCATGACCTTCGTGTGCGTGCTGCGCCTGGTGACGGCGTGGTTCCCCGCCCGCCAGGTGCCGCAGCTCACCCAGATGACCGGCATCACGGGTCAGCTGGGGCAGATCGTGAGCGCGGTGCCGCTCGTGGCGCTGCTGCACGGGCCGGGCTGGACCACCACCTACCTCATCGCCTCGGCCGCCGGACTGGTCGTGACCGGGCTGAGCCTGCTGGTCCTGCGCGACGCGCCGCCGGGGCAGGACGTGCAGCGGCACTCGCCCTCGCTGCGCGAGGTCGGCCAGCAGGTCGGCGCGGCCTTCAGCCACCCCGGTACGCGGCTGGGGCTGTGGACCCACTTCACCACCCAGTTCTCGGGCACGGTCTTCGCCCTGCTCTGGGGATACCCGTTCCTGGTGTCGGGGCAGGGTCGCTCCCCGCGGGTGGCCAGCGCGCTGCTGACGGTGTTCGTCATCACGGGCATGCTCGCCGGACCCGTGTTCGGCACGTTGGTGGCCCGCCACCCGCTGCGCCGCTCGTGGCTCGTGCTCGGCACCGTAGGGTTCACCGTCACCGCGTGGACCACGGTGCTCCTGTGGCCGGGGCGCGCGCCGCTGTGGCTGCTCGTCGTGCTCATCGTGGCCGTGTCGGTGGGCGGTCCGGGCTCCATGATCGGGTTCGACTTCGCGCGGACCTTCAACCCCGTGGGCCGGCTCGGCAGCGCCACGGGCATCGTCAACATCGGCGGCTTCGTCGCCTCGCTGCTGACGATGTTCGCCGTGGGTGTGGTGCTCGACGCCGTGGCTCCGTCGGGCGGCGGTACGGGGCGCGCGGCGACCTACGACCTCGGCTCGTTCAAGCTCGCCTGGTCGGTGCAGTACGTCGTGTGGGTGGTCGGAGTCACCGGCATCCTGGTCAGCCGGCACAAGGTGCGGCAGCGCCTGGCGCAGACGGGCGTGGTCGTGCCACCGATCCGCGAGGCGATCGCCCGCGAACGTCGCGCCCGTCGCGCCCGTCGCTAG
- a CDS encoding acyl-ACP desaturase — MKELTQLQLLTELEPVVERELERHMKAAKEWFPHEYVPWSQGRNYEGIFDGEPWSQEQSPMSPTARTALIVNLLTEDNLPSYHREISDTFGRDGAWGTWVDRWTAEEGRHGMVMRDYLLVTRAVDPVQLERERMSHMGQGFEQDNDEMLRSVAYVSFQELATRISHRNTGKYTEDPYCEQMLARIAQDENLHMVFYRNLLAAALEIAPEQTLQAVRDVVATFQMPGHTIQDFGRRSVQIAMAGIYDLRIHRDEVLAPVLKTWKVWDREGLGAEGEQAREELARLLDDLDVAASRFEEKRDAYLERQAARRAG; from the coding sequence GTGAAGGAACTGACGCAGCTGCAGCTGCTGACCGAGCTCGAGCCCGTCGTCGAACGCGAGCTCGAACGCCACATGAAGGCGGCCAAGGAGTGGTTCCCGCACGAGTACGTGCCGTGGAGCCAGGGCCGCAACTACGAAGGCATCTTCGACGGCGAGCCGTGGTCGCAGGAGCAGTCGCCGATGAGCCCCACGGCGCGCACCGCCCTGATCGTGAACCTGCTCACCGAGGACAACCTCCCGAGCTACCACCGCGAGATCTCCGACACCTTCGGCCGCGACGGCGCGTGGGGCACCTGGGTCGACCGCTGGACGGCCGAGGAGGGTCGCCACGGCATGGTGATGCGCGACTACCTGCTCGTGACGCGCGCGGTCGATCCCGTGCAGCTCGAGCGCGAGCGCATGTCGCACATGGGCCAGGGCTTCGAGCAGGACAACGACGAGATGCTGCGCTCCGTGGCCTACGTGTCGTTCCAGGAGCTGGCGACCCGCATCTCGCACCGCAACACCGGCAAGTACACCGAGGACCCCTACTGCGAGCAGATGCTGGCTCGCATCGCGCAGGACGAGAACCTGCACATGGTCTTCTACCGCAACCTGCTCGCCGCGGCGCTCGAGATCGCGCCCGAGCAGACCCTGCAGGCCGTGCGCGACGTCGTGGCGACGTTCCAGATGCCCGGCCACACCATCCAGGACTTCGGCCGCCGCTCGGTGCAGATCGCCATGGCCGGGATCTACGACCTGCGGATCCACCGCGACGAGGTGCTCGCCCCGGTGCTCAAGACGTGGAAGGTGTGGGACCGCGAGGGCCTGGGAGCCGAGGGCGAACAGGCCCGTGAGGAGCTCGCCCGGCTGCTCGACGACCTCGACGTCGCCGCCTCGCGCTTCGAGGAGAAGCGCGACGCCTACCTCGAGCGGCAGGCCGCCCGCCGCGCCGGCTGA